The following nucleotide sequence is from Microbacterium imperiale.
CGACGACGTCTTCGTCGTGCTGCAACCCGCGCGCTACGACGACGCAGCCGAAACCGTCCGCTGCGACGAGATCGACGTACTCGTCTCGCCTGGCCTCATCATGACGGTGACGCGGTCGGACCGCATCGACCTCGCCGACGTCCGCGAGCGGGTAGAGGCGCACCCCGAACTCGCCCGTCACGGGACGACGGCGGTGCTGTGGGTGCTGTTCGAGCGGGTGATCTCGGGCTACCGCGCCGTGCTCGACGGCGTCGAGAACGACATCGACGAGATCGAGGATCAGCTCTTCGGCGACGACCCGGGCGTGCCCCGCCGCATCTTCGACCTGCAGCGGGAGGTCATCGACCTCGCGCACGCGACCACGCCGTTGCCGGACGTGCTCACGCGCCTCGGCGCGGCCAGCGAGGCCGACGAGGACGCCGCCGGTGTCTGGGAGGACGCGCGGGGACGGGCGCAATACGTCGCGGATCGCGTCCAGTCGATGCGTCACACCCTCGACAACGCCCTCACGATCCACGCCACGCTCGTGAACCAGCGCCTGGACGAGAAGATGGCCGATCTCACCGTGGTGCAGGTGCGGCAGAACGAGCAGGTGAAGAAGATCTCGTCCTGGGCGGCGATCGGCTTCGCGCCGACCTTCGTCGCGAGCCTCTACGGCATGAACTTCCGTTACATGCCCGAGCTCGACCAGCCGTGGGGCTACCCGATGGCGCTCGGCTTGATGGTGCTGCTGAGCGCCGGCCTCTACGGGATCTTCCGACGCAACGACTGGCTCTGACGACGACGCGGCCGCGAGACGCGGCAGGCCGCGACGGGGTCCCCGTCGCGGCCTGCCGTCGTCAGCGGCGGAGCGTCAGTGCGTGTCCTCGGCCTCGACCTCGGAGCGGTCGCCCGACCACAGGGTGTGGAAGGTGCCGTCCTTGTCGATGCGCTTGTAGGTGTGCGCACCGAAGAAGTC
It contains:
- a CDS encoding magnesium and cobalt transport protein CorA translates to MTVVHTAVYVAEQPVETGLDPVAACRRARDGGGFAWIALVDADDELVGRTASDLGLHPIASRESLRSHQRSLFERYGDDVFVVLQPARYDDAAETVRCDEIDVLVSPGLIMTVTRSDRIDLADVRERVEAHPELARHGTTAVLWVLFERVISGYRAVLDGVENDIDEIEDQLFGDDPGVPRRIFDLQREVIDLAHATTPLPDVLTRLGAASEADEDAAGVWEDARGRAQYVADRVQSMRHTLDNALTIHATLVNQRLDEKMADLTVVQVRQNEQVKKISSWAAIGFAPTFVASLYGMNFRYMPELDQPWGYPMALGLMVLLSAGLYGIFRRNDWL